In Deinococcus misasensis DSM 22328, one DNA window encodes the following:
- a CDS encoding carbohydrate ABC transporter permease → MTTDNLPLSPTRRKGTGTRFVDRLGKFLAFVVLVIISALIIFPALWMLSTALKPDVQVYANPPIWIPSPIKWENFIHAWTLAPFTRYTINTTLYTAAVIVGTLLSCSLAAYGFAKLRFPGRNLLFTILLSTMMIPGMVTMIPQYILFSKLGWVGTYLPLIVPSYFAGAFFTFLLRQFYLGIPNELSEAARVDGASDLWIWWKVMVPLSKPALATVAIFTFEGTWDSYVGPLLYLNSDKLYTLQVGLQFFRTASEVQWQYLMAASILVMLPVIIIFFAFQKYFVEGAAIGSGVKG, encoded by the coding sequence ATGACCACCGACAACCTGCCCCTCAGCCCCACCCGCCGCAAAGGCACCGGGACCCGGTTTGTGGACCGGCTCGGCAAATTTCTGGCCTTTGTTGTGCTGGTGATCATCAGTGCCCTGATCATCTTCCCGGCCCTCTGGATGCTCTCGACGGCTCTGAAACCGGACGTGCAGGTGTACGCCAATCCACCCATCTGGATCCCGAGCCCCATCAAATGGGAAAACTTCATTCACGCGTGGACCCTTGCGCCCTTCACCCGCTACACCATCAACACCACCCTGTATACCGCAGCGGTGATTGTGGGCACCTTGCTGTCCTGCTCTCTGGCGGCTTACGGGTTTGCCAAACTGCGCTTCCCCGGACGAAACCTGCTGTTCACCATCCTCTTGTCCACCATGATGATTCCGGGCATGGTCACCATGATTCCCCAGTACATCCTGTTCTCCAAACTCGGGTGGGTGGGCACCTACCTGCCCCTGATTGTCCCGAGTTACTTCGCAGGCGCGTTTTTCACCTTCCTGCTCAGGCAGTTTTACCTGGGCATCCCCAACGAACTTTCTGAAGCTGCACGGGTGGATGGGGCCAGCGACCTGTGGATCTGGTGGAAAGTGATGGTTCCGCTCTCCAAACCCGCTCTGGCCACTGTTGCGATCTTCACCTTCGAAGGGACCTGGGATTCTTACGTGGGACCATTGCTTTACCTCAACAGCGACAAGCTTTATACCCTGCAAGTGGGTTTGCAGTTCTTCCGCACCGCCTCAGAAGTGCAGTGGCAATACCTGATGGCCGCCAGCATTCTGGTGATGCTCCCCGTGATCATCATTTTCTTTGCGTTCCAGAAGTATTTTGTGGAAGGGGCTGCCATTGGCAGTGGTGTGAAAGGCTGA
- a CDS encoding sensor histidine kinase, producing MDFRSRLLGGLVLVALITTGTQTTLGYLGFQHSLQNDLQGDLVRLVETLKVAIELEHETEDEALHFEVLEHQPEVLELEGRWQVLEGNQVVASSVPPFPQNLTGWMVKKETLNDRTTLQVAVNVAEHNQALQEYLKSSLTTLGFSVVFAVVMALLLLKYLLLPLSRLQHAIGELARSHYPSPLQAEGHDALGELTRSFNQMVSQLRQAADRERSFTRYASHELRTPLTAIKANLGAVQAGVMPEQEFLEVVSSNTRQMESILQGLLHLARGTGEPIPFDLKQLVQEQMGSFSPEQQARFHLHPDSPDPLEVNLPRVALGNAIRNLLDNALKYSSGPVDVNLQARTLQVRDHGQGVPEALLDKLTGAFFRASTDIEGSGLGLAYVQQVAEAIDGTLVFRNLPEGGFEVQLSW from the coding sequence TTGGACTTTCGTAGCCGCCTGCTGGGAGGATTGGTGCTGGTGGCCCTCATCACCACGGGAACACAAACCACGCTGGGTTATCTGGGGTTTCAGCATTCCCTGCAAAACGATCTGCAGGGTGACCTCGTGCGCTTGGTGGAAACCCTGAAAGTGGCCATCGAGCTGGAACATGAAACCGAGGACGAGGCTTTGCACTTCGAAGTGCTGGAACACCAGCCTGAAGTTCTGGAACTGGAAGGCCGGTGGCAAGTGTTGGAGGGGAACCAAGTGGTGGCCTCCTCTGTGCCGCCCTTTCCACAAAACCTCACGGGCTGGATGGTGAAAAAAGAGACCCTGAATGACCGGACGACCTTGCAGGTGGCCGTCAATGTTGCAGAGCACAATCAGGCTTTGCAGGAATACCTGAAATCCAGCCTCACCACCCTTGGCTTCAGCGTGGTTTTTGCAGTGGTGATGGCCCTTTTGCTCTTGAAGTACCTGCTTTTGCCCCTCTCTAGACTGCAACATGCCATTGGAGAGCTGGCCCGCTCGCATTACCCTTCTCCACTGCAAGCAGAAGGGCATGACGCTCTGGGAGAGCTGACCCGCAGTTTCAACCAGATGGTCAGCCAACTCCGTCAGGCTGCAGACCGGGAACGGAGTTTCACCCGCTACGCTTCCCATGAGTTGCGCACCCCCCTGACCGCCATCAAAGCCAATCTGGGGGCCGTGCAAGCCGGAGTGATGCCCGAGCAGGAATTTTTGGAGGTGGTTTCCAGCAACACCAGGCAAATGGAATCCATCCTGCAGGGCCTGCTTCACCTCGCTCGAGGCACTGGAGAACCCATCCCCTTTGACCTGAAGCAACTGGTCCAAGAACAAATGGGCTCTTTTTCGCCAGAGCAGCAAGCACGCTTCCATTTGCACCCGGACAGCCCCGATCCTCTGGAAGTGAACCTGCCCCGTGTGGCTCTGGGGAATGCCATCCGGAACCTGCTGGACAACGCCCTCAAATACAGCAGTGGACCTGTGGATGTGAACCTTCAGGCCCGCACTTTGCAGGTCCGTGACCACGGACAGGGGGTGCCCGAAGCCCTGCTGGACAAACTGACCGGAGCGTTTTTCAGGGCTTCTACAGACATCGAAGGGAGCGGTCTGGGATTGGCTTATGTGCAGCAGGTGGCAGAGGCCATCGATGGAACTCTGGTGTTCAGGAACCTGCCCGAGGGAGGCTTTGAAGTGCAGTTGTCTTGGTGA
- a CDS encoding D-sedoheptulose-7-phosphate isomerase produces the protein MTSHDIFELYHTAHLEAFQKLPELAPQLKQIGDTCIQALLDGKKLLICGNGGSAADAQHFAAELTGRYRRERRPLAAVALTTDTSALTCIGNDYAYQEVFARQVEGLGQAGDVLIGISTSGSSQNVLRAIETAKARGLQTVMLTGAREGVPEVADLTLKVPSTTTAHIQEMHIFCIHVICENIDEAILEGQHV, from the coding sequence ATGACAAGTCATGACATTTTTGAGCTCTACCACACCGCACACCTTGAGGCTTTCCAGAAATTGCCTGAACTGGCCCCCCAGTTGAAACAGATCGGTGACACCTGCATTCAGGCCCTATTGGACGGCAAGAAACTGCTGATTTGTGGAAACGGAGGCAGCGCAGCAGATGCCCAGCATTTCGCTGCCGAACTGACCGGAAGGTACAGGCGCGAACGCCGACCTCTGGCCGCAGTGGCCCTCACCACCGACACCAGCGCCCTGACCTGCATTGGCAACGATTACGCCTATCAGGAGGTGTTCGCAAGGCAGGTGGAAGGGCTCGGGCAGGCGGGAGATGTCTTGATTGGCATTTCCACCAGTGGCAGCAGCCAGAACGTGTTGCGGGCCATCGAAACCGCAAAAGCCAGAGGCCTTCAAACCGTCATGCTGACCGGGGCCAGAGAAGGGGTTCCTGAAGTCGCAGACCTTACGCTGAAAGTCCCGAGCACCACCACCGCCCACATTCAGGAAATGCACATTTTCTGCATCCACGTGATCTGCGAGAACATCGACGAAGCCATTCTGGAAGGACAACATGTCTGA
- a CDS encoding heme-binding domain-containing protein, translating into MSKHNTFWKTAGLVLGAAFVLIQLVPYGHAHNNPAVQTQPKWDSPTTEALFNRACQDCHSNQTVWPWYSNVAPMSWLVQNHVDEGRSKFNVNASGYGEDADEAAEAVQEGKMPEKTYLPMHPEARLTVAETAQLVLGLQATFGGAEGGTEGENEKGTEATQDGDAD; encoded by the coding sequence ATGTCAAAACACAACACCTTCTGGAAAACCGCAGGTCTGGTGCTCGGGGCTGCCTTTGTGTTGATTCAACTGGTGCCTTATGGTCATGCCCACAACAATCCTGCTGTGCAGACCCAACCCAAATGGGACAGTCCCACCACCGAAGCCCTGTTCAACCGGGCCTGTCAGGATTGCCACAGCAACCAGACGGTGTGGCCGTGGTATTCGAATGTGGCCCCCATGTCCTGGCTGGTGCAAAACCATGTGGATGAGGGGCGCAGCAAATTCAATGTGAATGCCTCGGGTTACGGTGAAGATGCCGATGAGGCCGCAGAAGCTGTTCAGGAAGGAAAAATGCCCGAGAAAACCTACCTGCCCATGCACCCTGAGGCCCGTTTGACCGTTGCAGAAACGGCCCAACTTGTGCTGGGCTTGCAAGCCACTTTTGGTGGTGCAGAAGGAGGAACAGAGGGTGAAAACGAAAAGGGGACAGAGGCCACGCAGGATGGAGATGCAGACTGA
- a CDS encoding carbohydrate ABC transporter permease, whose translation MPRMSKLRQKEALTGYLFIMPWLLGFLLFTAGPMLFSLFASFTNYDITSQMRWVGFDNYRRLFFDDQFFWVSLGNTAFYAVFAVPLSIGVGLTIAVLLNQKIPGQRVFRTIFFLPKVLTGVAVLLLWLWVFNPDLGPINTFLRAIGIKYPPFWFGDPLWAKPALIIMSMWGAAGGYIIYLAGLQGIPKELYEAANLDGATPLQRFFRITVPMMSPTIYFKLITGISGALQFWEAALIMSEGGKGGPSYSTLFYGLYMWQTAFGDYRMGYASAMAWILLFITLGITLLQNHFSRRWVYYEGEAKE comes from the coding sequence ATGCCCAGAATGTCTAAACTCCGGCAGAAAGAAGCCCTCACCGGATACCTGTTCATCATGCCGTGGCTGCTCGGCTTTCTGCTGTTCACCGCTGGCCCGATGTTGTTCTCCCTGTTCGCCAGTTTCACCAACTACGACATCACCAGCCAGATGCGCTGGGTGGGTTTTGACAACTACCGCCGGCTGTTCTTCGATGACCAGTTCTTCTGGGTGTCTCTGGGCAACACTGCCTTTTATGCGGTTTTTGCGGTGCCCCTCAGCATTGGGGTGGGACTGACCATCGCCGTGCTCCTGAACCAGAAAATTCCCGGCCAGAGGGTGTTCAGAACCATCTTCTTCCTGCCCAAAGTGCTGACCGGGGTGGCAGTGTTGCTGCTGTGGTTGTGGGTGTTCAACCCGGACCTTGGCCCCATCAACACCTTCTTAAGGGCCATCGGCATCAAATACCCGCCATTCTGGTTCGGTGATCCCCTCTGGGCCAAACCCGCCCTGATCATCATGAGCATGTGGGGGGCCGCCGGGGGGTACATCATCTACCTTGCCGGGTTGCAGGGCATCCCCAAAGAGCTTTATGAAGCCGCCAATCTGGACGGGGCCACCCCCTTACAGCGGTTTTTCCGCATCACCGTGCCCATGATGAGCCCCACCATCTACTTCAAGCTGATCACCGGCATCAGCGGAGCCCTGCAATTCTGGGAAGCCGCCCTGATCATGTCTGAAGGGGGCAAAGGTGGCCCCTCTTACTCCACCCTGTTTTACGGGCTGTACATGTGGCAAACCGCTTTCGGGGACTACCGCATGGGATACGCATCTGCCATGGCGTGGATTCTGCTGTTCATCACGCTGGGCATCACCCTGCTGCAAAACCACTTCTCCAGACGCTGGGTGTACTACGAAGGCGAGGCCAAAGAATGA
- a CDS encoding DUF5666 domain-containing protein: MNRSKALTLMGLALAITACSTTPSVTAPTVGINGIVTQSAGTLMFNGKALLLDSATITKNGTVTTKTDVQAGTIIQGTATLDDKGYHVEDADLQREIKGPVSATTSDSLTVLGQTVTVDALTEIVKETGKGTFANAVLADVTVGAVVEVYATPTATGLLATRIEIEDTETESEKHEVGLRGNVSNLNTTDKLFDIKTYRVLYGSADVRGTLADQAIVEVEGTLEGTTVTASKVHVEDAEHEEHHEQNELVGVVSTLNLESKTFLLGDYTIDFSALTLPEGFSEGDRVEVKGTLDASNPKLIHATRLEVEFEKPETEIADHETTGLLGSLDPVKGSFQVGDLSFYVDGTTIVDLGGTKGTLADLKDGLKVEVKYEDTKNGLGYFHAVRISLEEEHEGSDD; the protein is encoded by the coding sequence ATGAACCGATCCAAAGCCCTCACACTGATGGGTCTGGCACTGGCCATCACCGCATGCAGCACCACCCCTTCTGTCACCGCACCAACCGTTGGCATCAACGGCATCGTGACCCAGAGTGCAGGAACCCTGATGTTCAATGGCAAAGCCTTGCTGCTCGATTCGGCCACCATCACCAAAAATGGCACGGTCACCACCAAAACAGATGTGCAGGCCGGAACCATCATTCAGGGCACCGCCACATTGGACGACAAAGGCTACCACGTTGAAGATGCCGACCTGCAACGCGAAATCAAAGGTCCAGTCAGCGCCACCACCAGCGACAGCCTGACGGTGCTCGGGCAAACCGTGACTGTGGATGCCCTGACCGAAATCGTCAAAGAGACCGGAAAAGGCACCTTTGCCAACGCCGTTCTTGCCGATGTGACCGTGGGTGCAGTTGTAGAGGTGTACGCCACCCCAACCGCCACCGGACTGCTGGCCACCCGCATTGAAATTGAAGACACTGAAACCGAATCCGAAAAGCACGAAGTCGGTCTGAGGGGCAACGTCAGCAACCTGAACACCACCGACAAACTGTTTGACATCAAAACCTACCGGGTGCTGTACGGCAGCGCAGATGTACGAGGCACTCTGGCCGATCAGGCCATCGTGGAGGTGGAAGGCACCCTTGAAGGCACCACCGTCACCGCCAGCAAAGTGCATGTGGAAGATGCCGAACACGAGGAGCACCACGAGCAAAACGAGTTGGTGGGTGTGGTTTCCACCCTCAACCTGGAAAGCAAAACCTTCCTGCTCGGGGATTACACCATCGACTTCAGTGCCCTGACCCTGCCAGAGGGTTTCAGCGAAGGGGATCGCGTGGAGGTCAAAGGCACCCTGGATGCCAGCAACCCCAAACTGATTCACGCCACCCGACTGGAAGTGGAGTTCGAAAAACCCGAGACCGAGATTGCCGACCATGAAACCACCGGTTTGCTGGGCAGTCTGGACCCTGTGAAGGGCAGTTTCCAGGTCGGAGACCTCAGCTTCTATGTGGATGGCACCACCATCGTGGATCTGGGAGGCACCAAGGGGACCCTTGCGGACCTCAAAGACGGTCTGAAGGTGGAAGTGAAATACGAAGACACCAAAAACGGACTGGGATACTTCCATGCGGTGCGCATCTCTCTGGAGGAGGAGCACGAGGGCTCAGACGACTGA
- a CDS encoding response regulator transcription factor → MHILLVEDHKDVARPVIMMLEHDRHQVRWASTARAALDLMAEAEPDLLILDIMLPDGENAGLQLAKQLREAGFERPILFLTARDAIEDRIEGLDLGGDDYLTKPFDVQELLARVRALLRRDGSNRSRVFLREPLKVDLKLRRVWWDGQEKQLSEKEFALLEVLVLDSEKVFFSEALADRLFPDAETPLQSLRMYVMRLRDKLGPQVIVTVSGGYRLGLS, encoded by the coding sequence ATGCACATTCTGCTGGTGGAAGATCACAAAGACGTGGCCCGTCCGGTCATCATGATGCTGGAACATGACCGACATCAGGTGCGCTGGGCCAGCACCGCCAGAGCTGCACTGGACCTGATGGCAGAGGCCGAACCCGACCTGTTGATTCTGGACATCATGCTTCCAGACGGCGAGAATGCAGGACTTCAACTGGCAAAACAGCTTCGGGAAGCGGGCTTTGAGCGGCCCATTTTGTTCCTGACCGCCAGAGATGCCATCGAAGACCGCATTGAAGGGCTGGACCTCGGGGGTGATGACTACCTGACCAAGCCGTTTGATGTTCAGGAGTTGCTGGCCCGTGTGCGGGCTTTGTTGCGCCGGGATGGCAGCAACCGCAGCCGGGTGTTTCTGCGTGAACCCTTGAAAGTGGATTTGAAGTTGCGTCGGGTCTGGTGGGATGGGCAGGAAAAACAACTCAGCGAGAAAGAATTTGCCTTGCTGGAGGTGCTGGTGCTGGACAGCGAGAAGGTGTTTTTCAGCGAAGCCCTCGCAGACCGGTTGTTTCCAGACGCCGAGACCCCCCTCCAGTCTTTGCGGATGTACGTGATGCGCCTCAGGGACAAACTGGGGCCTCAGGTGATCGTGACCGTCTCGGGAGGGTACCGCCTTGGACTTTCGTAG
- a CDS encoding alpha-mannosidase — MSEKPDPLPSSPSKKKAVFHMIGNAHIDPVWLWNWQEGFQEVKATFRSALDRMQEYPDFVFTCSSAAHHAWVEENDPAMFREIQERVKEGRWEIVGGWWVQPDCNLPSGEGFVRQGLYGQRYFLEKFGTTAKVGYNPDSFGHAVTLPQILKKSGMDYYTFMRPGPHEMGLPSRLFQWQSPDGSQVLTFRIPYEYCTWGKNLEVHIKKCTTEIPDVNELMVFYGVGNHGGGPTRENIDSIHHLNTNPEFPELVLSTPNRYFETVEKREKIPVWTDELQMHAIGCYAAHSGIKQWVRKAENLLVRAEKFSALAHHLTGQPYPRAEFARAWKNVLFNHFHDILAGTSIESAYEDARNELGESLSIASRALNFAVQSISWNVHIPFLEGSKPIVVFNPHGFEAKLPIELEYGGLKPGDVLLDDQGNPVPHQVVRSEATVSGWRKRITFMADLPALGYRTYRMVPGEVQPTPQEAAPEIVLENPFLKVTFDATLGAIQSLYNKELDTEMLKAPAAQGSVYHDPSDTWSHGILRYPNLEGHFQGQSLQIIEDGPVKRTVRMRSVYQNSTLWQDFSLYAHSRHLEVKVTVHWHEKHRVLKLLFPLQLHFPQATYEVPYGVITRPADENEKPGQSWLDLSGVYRGTGQICGVSLINDAKASYSLQDTTLALTVLRSPIYAHHDPYVPSDDREYRYIDQGEQHFTYLIHPHAGTWRDAETVRLSQSLNQPAVAIIETYHEGKLPLSQSLAHVDAQNVQLSVVKLAEDGSDLVLRLVETHGLNTTCKATMLGEVFEVKVPAYGICTYKVQSGGLQETNLLEFPV, encoded by the coding sequence ATGTCTGAAAAACCCGACCCCCTCCCCTCCTCACCGTCCAAGAAAAAAGCCGTGTTCCACATGATCGGAAACGCCCACATCGACCCGGTGTGGCTGTGGAACTGGCAGGAAGGCTTTCAGGAGGTCAAAGCCACCTTCAGGAGCGCCCTGGACCGCATGCAGGAATACCCGGATTTCGTGTTCACCTGCTCCTCGGCAGCCCACCACGCATGGGTGGAGGAAAACGATCCGGCGATGTTCCGGGAAATCCAAGAGCGGGTCAAAGAAGGACGATGGGAAATCGTGGGCGGATGGTGGGTGCAGCCCGACTGCAATTTGCCCTCTGGAGAGGGTTTTGTGCGGCAGGGACTGTACGGCCAGAGGTACTTTCTGGAAAAATTTGGCACCACCGCCAAGGTCGGCTACAACCCGGATTCGTTCGGGCATGCCGTGACCTTGCCCCAGATCCTCAAAAAGAGCGGGATGGATTATTACACCTTCATGCGGCCCGGGCCCCACGAAATGGGCCTGCCTTCAAGGCTCTTTCAGTGGCAATCGCCGGACGGCTCTCAGGTGCTGACCTTCCGGATTCCCTACGAATACTGCACATGGGGCAAAAACCTTGAGGTGCACATCAAAAAATGCACCACCGAAATCCCAGATGTCAACGAACTGATGGTGTTTTACGGGGTCGGCAACCACGGTGGAGGCCCCACCAGAGAAAACATCGACTCCATCCATCACTTGAACACAAACCCAGAATTCCCCGAGCTGGTGCTCAGCACCCCCAACCGCTACTTTGAAACCGTGGAAAAACGCGAGAAAATCCCGGTGTGGACCGATGAATTGCAAATGCACGCCATCGGATGTTACGCGGCCCACTCGGGCATCAAACAGTGGGTGCGCAAAGCCGAAAACCTGCTGGTCCGCGCCGAGAAATTCTCGGCTCTGGCCCACCACCTGACCGGGCAGCCTTACCCCAGAGCGGAATTTGCAAGGGCATGGAAGAACGTGCTGTTCAACCACTTCCACGACATTCTGGCCGGAACCAGCATCGAAAGCGCCTACGAAGACGCCCGCAACGAACTGGGAGAATCCCTGTCCATTGCTTCCAGAGCCCTGAATTTTGCAGTGCAGAGCATCAGCTGGAACGTCCACATTCCCTTTCTGGAAGGCAGCAAGCCGATTGTGGTCTTCAATCCGCATGGCTTTGAGGCGAAGTTGCCCATCGAACTGGAATACGGCGGTCTGAAACCCGGCGATGTGCTGCTGGACGATCAGGGGAACCCTGTCCCCCATCAGGTGGTGCGCAGCGAAGCCACCGTGTCCGGGTGGCGCAAACGCATCACGTTCATGGCCGACCTGCCTGCTCTGGGGTACCGCACCTACCGGATGGTTCCCGGTGAAGTGCAGCCCACCCCGCAAGAAGCAGCCCCTGAAATCGTTCTGGAAAACCCCTTCCTGAAAGTCACTTTCGATGCCACCCTCGGGGCAATCCAGAGCCTTTACAACAAGGAACTGGACACCGAAATGCTGAAGGCCCCGGCTGCACAGGGATCGGTGTACCACGACCCCTCCGACACCTGGAGCCACGGCATCCTGCGCTACCCAAACCTTGAAGGGCACTTTCAGGGGCAGAGCCTTCAAATCATTGAAGATGGCCCCGTCAAACGGACGGTGCGCATGCGTTCGGTGTACCAGAACAGCACCCTCTGGCAGGACTTCAGCCTGTATGCCCACTCCCGGCACCTCGAAGTGAAAGTCACCGTCCATTGGCACGAAAAACACCGGGTCCTGAAGTTGCTGTTTCCCTTGCAACTGCACTTCCCACAAGCCACCTACGAGGTCCCTTACGGGGTGATCACCCGCCCTGCCGACGAGAACGAAAAACCCGGCCAGAGCTGGCTGGACCTCAGCGGGGTGTACCGGGGCACCGGGCAGATCTGCGGGGTCAGCCTCATCAACGACGCCAAAGCCAGCTACAGCCTGCAAGACACCACCCTCGCCCTGACGGTGCTGCGCAGCCCCATCTACGCCCACCATGACCCTTACGTGCCCTCTGATGACAGGGAATACCGTTACATCGATCAGGGGGAACAGCACTTCACTTACCTGATCCATCCGCATGCAGGCACCTGGCGGGATGCCGAAACGGTAAGGCTCAGCCAGAGCCTCAATCAGCCTGCTGTGGCGATCATCGAAACCTACCATGAGGGGAAACTTCCCTTAAGCCAGTCTCTGGCCCATGTGGACGCCCAAAACGTGCAACTCAGCGTGGTCAAACTGGCCGAAGACGGTTCAGATCTGGTGCTCCGTCTGGTGGAAACCCACGGCCTGAACACCACCTGCAAAGCCACCATGCTCGGGGAGGTGTTCGAGGTGAAGGTGCCTGCTTACGGCATCTGCACTTACAAAGTGCAAAGTGGGGGCTTGCAGGAAACCAATCTGCTGGAGTTCCCTGTGTGA
- a CDS encoding ROK family protein — protein sequence MITTEHPAKVLAIDIGGTKLAIGIVSRSGELLASLRCPTQAHEGPDAVLSRILDLSRTLLQDHAVEGVGVGCGGPLDTTTGTIKNPPNLPGWLDYPLGSLLKDALNLPVHIDNDANAAALAEHQFGAGRGTRHMVYLTLSTGIGGGIIIDGKLYRGKHGNAGELGHITIQHGGHPCNCGNRGCLEAYCSGTSIARRARDLARQHPESLLTQLAGDLESIRAETVLEALKQQDPLTRMFWNQTLDMLAAGITSVIHTFDPERIVLGGGVTNFGPELFEPLRQRVNTLTIPDLNAGVDIVPAELGNAVGILGAAAVALQHAFHEVLR from the coding sequence ATGATCACCACCGAACATCCTGCGAAGGTGCTTGCCATCGACATTGGCGGAACCAAACTCGCCATTGGCATCGTCTCCAGAAGCGGAGAACTCCTTGCCTCCCTGCGTTGCCCCACACAGGCCCACGAAGGCCCAGACGCGGTGCTTTCCCGCATTCTGGACCTCAGCCGCACCTTGCTGCAAGACCATGCGGTTGAGGGGGTGGGCGTGGGCTGCGGTGGACCCCTCGACACCACCACCGGCACCATCAAAAACCCCCCCAACCTGCCCGGATGGCTGGACTATCCCCTCGGGAGCCTTCTGAAAGACGCCTTGAATTTGCCGGTGCACATCGACAACGATGCCAATGCTGCTGCCCTTGCGGAACACCAGTTCGGCGCAGGCAGGGGCACCAGACACATGGTTTATCTGACCCTCTCGACAGGCATTGGTGGGGGCATCATCATCGATGGGAAACTGTACCGGGGCAAGCACGGCAACGCCGGAGAACTCGGGCACATCACCATCCAGCACGGAGGGCACCCCTGCAACTGCGGAAACCGGGGGTGTCTGGAAGCCTACTGCTCTGGGACCTCCATCGCAAGAAGGGCCAGAGACCTTGCCCGACAGCACCCGGAAAGCCTGCTGACCCAACTGGCAGGCGACCTTGAGAGCATCCGCGCCGAAACGGTGCTGGAAGCCCTGAAACAGCAAGATCCCCTGACCCGCATGTTCTGGAATCAAACGCTCGACATGCTGGCCGCAGGGATCACCAGCGTGATCCACACCTTTGACCCAGAGCGCATTGTTTTGGGTGGAGGGGTCACCAACTTTGGACCCGAGCTGTTTGAACCCCTCCGCCAGAGGGTGAACACCCTGACCATTCCCGACCTGAATGCCGGAGTGGACATCGTGCCCGCTGAACTCGGGAATGCGGTGGGGATCCTCGGGGCGGCAGCGGTGGCCCTGCAACATGCTTTTCATGAGGTGCTCCGATGA